The Sphingomonas sp. CL5.1 nucleotide sequence ATGATGAACGATAAGCGCCTTCTTGGCGGTGCGGCGGCTGTCGCGATCGTCGCCGCACTTGGCGGCTTCGGGATAGCCCGCTGGACTGCGAGCGACCCTGCCGCGACCGAAGCGGCGAGCGGCAACGCCGCTGCCCCTGCGGAAGAGGAAAAGACCCCTGACACGGTGACGATGACTGCGCAGGCGGTCCAGCAGGCCGGCATCGCCACAGAGACGATCAATCCCGGCGGGCTCGGCGCGGAAATCGTCGCGCAGGCCACGGTGAGCGCATCGCCGCAAGGCGAAGCTATCGTGACCGCCCGCGCAGCCGGCGCGGTGACGCGGCTGATGAAGCGGCTCGGCGATCCCGTGCGCGCCGGCGAAACGCTCGCCGTCGTCGAAAGCCGGGACGCGGCGCAGTTTGCCGCCGATCGCACTGCTGCCGCTGCCAAATCGACGCTTGCGCAAAAGGCGCTCGCCCGCGAGCAATATCTGTTCCGTCAGAAAGTCTCGGCGCGGGTCGAGCTGGAACAGGCCGAAGCGGAAGCCGCATCGGCCGCCGCAGAAGCGCGCCGCGCCAGCGTGGCGGCAGGCGCGGCCCGCGTGACATCGGACGGTCGCGGTGTGCTGGTGTCGAGCCCGATTTCGGGCCGTGTCACCTCGGAGAATGTCAGCCTAGGCGCGTTCGTCCAGCCCGAGACCGAGCTGATGCGCGTCGCGGATGCGTCGAAGATTCAAATAGAGGCTTCGGTCGGACCCACTGACGCGCAACGGCTCTCGCCAGGTGATCGAGCGATTATCGAGCTGCCTGACGGCCGGACAGTTGAGGCAAAGGTGCGTGCCGTCACGCCAGGACTTGCCAACGACACGCGCTCAGCGACCGCCGTCCTCGATGTGCCCGGCACGCTTCAGCCGGGTC carries:
- a CDS encoding efflux RND transporter periplasmic adaptor subunit, producing the protein MNDKRLLGGAAAVAIVAALGGFGIARWTASDPAATEAASGNAAAPAEEEKTPDTVTMTAQAVQQAGIATETINPGGLGAEIVAQATVSASPQGEAIVTARAAGAVTRLMKRLGDPVRAGETLAVVESRDAAQFAADRTAAAAKSTLAQKALAREQYLFRQKVSARVELEQAEAEAASAAAEARRASVAAGAARVTSDGRGVLVSSPISGRVTSENVSLGAFVQPETELMRVADASKIQIEASVGPTDAQRLSPGDRAIIELPDGRTVEAKVRAVTPGLANDTRSATAVLDVPGTLQPGLAVRVRLLPSRGGASNAIVVPEDAVQTLEGRDIVFVRTAQGFRAQNVTIGQRSNGRVEILKGLVGGSQVATKNAFLLKAELGKGAGEEE